The window ATTCTTCTAGCCATCTAAAATTCGCAAATGGtaaattttgacattgagccCAACCATATAAATTGTTAACATCAAAATACATTAGATATTCAGCTGGTTTAGTGTTATCATAAGTTTGGGAATAATACGGATTATTGCAAGTGGCATATCTGTGAATAACCTGTGTAATACCACCCCTTATccctttttcaataaataaaatttgatcaaTGTctgtaagcaattttaattgaatttttgtcatttttaaagCGGCTGCCCATGAAAAAGATGGTAGGCTTACGAAAAAACTAGGATCTAACCCATAATATTGAAAAGCAAGTGatctaaaattttcaaaaactatagataACAACAAAACATCAGTTTTTAAGTATACATCGCTAAATTCACCTAAAGTTTGTACTTGAAAGgtattccaaacatttttaGCATGAGCGTAATCTTCATTCGTTATAGGTTCTTgttttaacttattaaaaaaatgatctttTGAAGGCAAATAAGTAGTTGATAAACTATCCCACCCATTTACAAAGTCATAAGGAAAAACACCCTTTCTCATAGCCAGCAAATATTCTTGCTcatttctaaaatgtttttttagtggttCTAGAGTTTCGGAAGCTAAATTTTGAACAAGTTCATCTAGAGAGGCAGATAAAAATCGAAAAGAATCTAAAAAAGTTAATCTAGTTTGATTAAGATAAACTGAAAAAGATATGTATTTTTCGTGTGTTAATggtaaaatagaaatattttttgactttttagcTAAAGCTGTAAGAAACATATTCATATCGTAATTTAGGTTATGGAAAAAAACTGGAATAGAGCTATCAGTTTGAATTTGAAGGTtacaattattacaaatacAAGCTATATATTTTCCTGTATAGTGGTCATGATGACGAACTTTTCGATTATCTAGAGAAAAAACATAGTTACATATTGAACATGAACTTGTTCGTTGAAAATCGGCTTCCTGCTCCTCCGTTATggaatttaactttttatggCAAGAGaaagtttcttttaatatactttGAATATTCGCAcattcattttgaatattttcgatAAACCATTCAGAGACATTTTCTCccctatataaattaaatttattaaagttttcattAAATGAACAAACAATATAATATGCTACACTGTAAGGTTCATGTTTTTGATAAGCTGTGGTAAACGATAATAATGGATTTGGTAACGTGTAATCTATAGGAATAGTAAAACATTCAAAATCAGCATAAATTACAAAAGGCTTATTTAAAAGagctttaaaagaattaaatttcaaaatattgtttttatgatCCGGAACAGTTATTTTAACAGCATCAAAaagtgaacaattttttttatgaatttcaaacttattttcagagtaaaaatgatttaaacaaAGATCACatacaaagatttttcttttagttttatttacctGACTACATATCAGTTTTGAAAGATCAGAAATAAAGCAATAATGACCATTTTTACTGTTTgagttacttttaaaataaagtaaatttatatgGTGTGGCTTAACTTGTTTTGTATGATATAAAGGTCCAATTATTGACTTAGAAGAACTATCTATACCAAAAACATTTATAGAAATATTAggattttgattttcaaattttgaaatatctgaGATTTTTACTGGCATTTCTATATcgcgtaaatttaaaatatcatgaACTGATTGAGGATAAGATAACACATTTTCCTTATCTACATCCACATGATATAAATGAGCTAAAATACTCCAAACAAAACatcttttatcattattttttatattaattaaacctTTGCTTTCGAGCCAAGAGGGTAAAGCAATGTATGTGACACCATTAAGAGGAGAAAACTTATTAATACAAACTAAAAGGAATGACGTACCAACATATTTCCAACCAGATCCTCGATGTTGAAATTCTTCAGATTTCGATAGAATAGTTTCAAAAAGTTGTTTGATGATCTCATCGATAGAGTCGACTTTAAGTATTTCCTTGTTGCACGAAACGAAATACTTATAATCCTCTTCTCCGGTTGAAGGAAGTTCATAGGTAGCGCAAAGCTTCACATTCAACTTGATAGGACCCAGTGTCTTTAgattttggataatttttgttttgagtaGAGGTCTCGACTCTTCCAAAAACTGATCAAGCTCAATACAATTCAAATTTATGATTGCTCCTGTTTGTATACGAGAACGAAAAGCAGAAGAtatctaaataagaaaaaaaaaagatatatttaaaaaataataatataaataaataaattaaaaaactcaccaTTTTCCAGACAACTGATGGCGAGTTTGAAGTGGTATTTGTACTGTTACTGGCACTGGTACTAGGTCCTATACCTTGACCTGAAGTTTGTTTCCTTTTAATTTGCTTGCTTAATGATTTTAGTAATGCCAAAATGTTttctaatttacttttttctccAACTGATAAGTCTGTACTATGCAATTTTTGAAGTATTATAACTTCATTccttttattaagttttaaaaaagtatctaTTTCTTGTTgagattttgaaattttaaatagtgaCTGTGTTGTCTTTACCAAGTCTTCTTTCATGCTTACCAGTTTACTACGGCTTTACTCTCctttggaaaattcaaattgattCGCTGGTGTTGTATTAGTCCCCACTTGCTTTTGTCCAATGAACCGTATGAAACAACCTTTATCGCTCATGAGCTCGTCTATTACTGATTTAGTTATAACTGCATTCAATCGTCTTGGTAAAAATAAAACCGAATCGATCAGTTCCACTATAAGTGAATCTCCGAACGAGGTTTTGATCTTGCGTATTCCTTTGACTTCATACCACTGATTCAAAATCATATCAGTAGCGTTAATCTTTGGTTTGAAATCGCAACGGGCAAAACTGTTAattctttccattttaaaaaaaaaaaaaaaacttttttttttttttgtttataaatacaGAGGTAAATTGTTGTGAGTGAGAACTAAGTTCGAACTGGAATAAAGAAAGTCGATCTTTCTAATTTATACTCATTAGCATCCGATAAAACACACATAGACgtacgaaattttatttattaattattattaccatAACACACCATACATGTGTTACGGGAAAACGTTAAATATAATTGACAATGACATTCTTTGCAGATACTTTTTAAATGATGCACATAATCCATTTCTTCTATAAAATAATGAGCTGAGAAACATGTATATTCTTCTAATAATTCTTCATTTCCTCTAATTTCcagattaaaacaaaaatggcatAATTTTTCACCATGTTGATCTTGAATAAAAGATTCTTGAatgcatatttttgaaaagccaATCGTTGGCCTAGATTCGCGTTCATAAATTAAATCAACACTTGATTCACCTTCACTGGAATAATCactaaacatatttataatgcTTTGATATGGTAcagagaacaaaaaaaagaagtgACTTCAGTATGCTACGACTATGCgtttttaaaagattcaaaaGCTTGCTGAAAACCGCAAATTATGTAATTCgaataagttattattaattaataaatcatttaaaacaagTAAAGAAAAAACCACAAATTATGTAATCTGATTGATCTATTATTAACTAacgaaaatatattataatttaaccactatttaaaatatttttcaataaacaggaaaaccaaaaataaactagaAAAACCTAAAGTTTCCGGGatattataggttttttttttttactgattaagaaaattataatatcaattaatatattaaaaatcatatttttataataataatatttctaataaaagctcaaatttaaacatattatatcTTATGTTTTATTACATATCttaaaacgtttaatttttaaaattagatacaTTAATCCAACTATTATGAGAATTATCAAATCCTAACCATTTTACATATACCTGATTTCTTCTTTTGGAAAGTATTTTCTCGACTAAATATATATTAGGATGCTTAGTTTTTTGCAATTCCTCTTCGTAAAAGCAACCTAAAATTGGTCGATTATTTAAATCACTTAGCATATACGTAGCTGGATAGGTAGATTTCACTtctgttattttaaaaagttccgTTGTCCAATTGGCGGTATAtcctttttcaaatatatttttttgtttcgaaATTCGAACAATATCGTCTACTTGGTATCGAGGCTTTTGCATATATCGGGTGTAACGTACGGGTCCTGTATCCTGTTCAAGAGGAATACGCTTGTAAACAGTAGAAAGTAATTGCTTCTCATGTTTCTTTTTAACATCTATAGGTTTAAGCTTGATAGTTGTATGCTTCgtagtattataatttttaacaacattttcTAAATGATTCACCCAGTTGTATGTTCCATTTAGATGAAATACTTTTTGTAGCTTTGACTTAAGTGTTCTAATTACTCGTTCCACCATACTACATTTTATTACACTGTAGGTATGATAATGGTTTATGTTAAATTCCTTCATTAGTTTTTGGAAATGTGAGCCAAAAAATTCTAAACCTTGATCTGACTGAATATTTTTTACACGtccatatttgtttaaaatcttTCTCATCGCAGTTGCTACCTCCTTTGTCGATTTTGACTTTAGCGGTTCAGTCATtagaaattttgtaaaacaatcTATAACCACTAAAATGTACCTATATcccttattaaatttttctaaagttTGGTAATCAGCTATATCAATTTGATATAGGTCTCGAATtccttttaaaatggttttccTTCTAATAAAATTACGACGAGCCGGTTTATGAAGCTCGTCAACAATTTTGGCTTTTACACTATTCGTATTCGTCAGATCCATATTGTACGGGTTCTTGACTCATAATAATACACAAACTAATAAACtaacaaatttattacttaaaaaaaattttacaattttactaaatttcctacaatttttaaaatatcattttttgtGTTATTCATATCACTTCTGAGAAACTGTTTTGTTGATACTATTGCATCATCTACGTACTTCTTAGTTGCCATATGCTTGCCTGCTGTTGGTGGATttcttgatataaataaatttatttcttcaaatttctgttttaatgagttttttgaTTCTATATTTGCTTTCTctaattgttgaatttttagttCTAATggaatcataatatttttttgtacaatttctAATAAAGCATTATTTGTTGCCTCTATCGTGTTATTTATGtcatctatatattttttagttacgcAATCCTGTGAATTTTCTGGATCTTTAGCGTTACATAACCTTCGATTTTGTAAATCAAAATCCCCATCTTTTGTATAAGCAAGCTGCTGATGTTGTAGCTGCGAAACATCTAAACGAAATTTCTTACTTGTACCTTCATACGTAGTACGTCCAAACTTATCAACAGACATATTTGAAATGATCTATTTACTTATATAAACttgattaatatataatatttgtctCTCGCAGTTCATCTTCTATCGCTCTTATCTCATTTAAATGAGAATAGTTATTTCCTGCAGTTGATGAGGCGTATAACAACGCTAAACGTTCAACCAATTCATTTGGATTATCCCAATAAATATATTCCATAGGTTCtctattatatacatttatgtTACCTCCTATTTTCTCTTttggtaatttttcaaaaattggtttaattatatttttatatttccatgATTTATTTCCCGAAATCTGTTTGGTTTTATCGAAATCGCGAAAAGCGATgtttgatattaaaattatttttttatagtttgcaAAGTCTGTTGTCGTATAATTTTGTGGCTtgagtttaaataataattcatacAATCCTATAgttgatttaaataatgtattgtCTATTTCCAGGTCTCCTGTAGAATGaattttcattcttttatttcCTAATTGCCATTCATTTTTACTTCCTTTAATAAACTTTGGCCCATACGTAGTATCATATATGCCTTTTCTACCTTCAAGCAATTCCTGAATATATAATTTGGGTATATCAGAATAATGCGAAAAAAGTTCCGACTTCCTGACATGTTGttcttgttgttgttgttgttgttgttgtggTTGATTTTGTTGTTGAGGCTCTTCCGAGTACGCTTCAGACCATGtctcatcatcatcatcatcatcatcctTAGAACTTTCTATTGGCTGATGTTCTTCGTCTacactaaaattattttcttcgcttttttgttctagcaatgGATTTCTTTTCTTGATGGtttgaaaaattcgatatttttgaggttttctttttttaaattttactttactcGATTCCATCATTGGTtcaggtattttattttttacagtagTATCTTTTATGTACGAAATATTCTCTTGAATATTTTTCAGTGGATTGGAAATAGGTTTAAACAGAGTATCAAACTGGGCGGTTTCACTTTGTTCCtgtgattttaataatttatattttttcctaacaTTCTCTGcggctttaataattttacgtttaacatgtttctttttattagacAGCATCATCATGGATGTTAAAACCTTTTGTATTTATCCTGTTTACTTGTTATCACCTTAACTTTAGAAATATATCTGACTATTTTTTCATTACGACTTTGGCTTTTATATGTTTATGATGAGTAAATCTACTGCTTAGTAATTTCAAGAggataataaacagaaaaaaaaaagttatttaaaataaaatgaatttgtcAAATCCTTTGCGATATCTCCCTTTTTTAATATCGTCATCTTTAACAATGaccaaaaatccatatttttcttTCCAACACTttgagcatatttttttaaacatgtcaAACTCCATATCAGTATTAACGTGCTCATTATAAATAtgtcttaaatttatttcatcttGTTTAAATAACACTAACATATTAGCATTATCTCTGATTAAATGTTTGGGAATACGTGTATAAGTCTGACATAAATAGAATGAATCGATATTTCTATGACGTCCCATAGAAAAATAAGATCTAATTTTATCTTGCTTATCGCATGCTATGTCATCAAATattataatagaattttttttagcatCCGAAGGACTGATTATATCATCGCTTTGTTGAAAGTTAAAATATCCAATTCCTTTCACTTCTTTCATAACATTACGcaataattcatatttaggttgaTATAGAGTTTTGGAGAATacgtaaatattttcaaatcgtAATCCATTTGGCTCGAAGATTAAACTCAGAAGAACATTACTTTTTCCACAATTGCTTGGTCCTACTATAAGAGCTCTAACAGTATTGGGTAATAACGGACCATGTTTCCTAATTTTACTCGTATCTTCTAAATCTTGATTTTTGACGGGTAATGCACATGGTTGTGGAACAATCTTCATGTTTCTATGATCTCTAATAAACTGCTtagaaaatgtatatatatatatatatatatatatatatatatatatatatatatatatatatatatatatataacatatagTATTTTATATCAGATCAATGTTGACCGTGAAAGAAGGAGGATCACTTAATAATCTTATAAATCGCTTACCAATAGAGCTTCACATACCTGGGTaggatataattttaaaaatattaatatttttttctttttatacttttataatataCTACTATAGGTATCAATTTTGTGGACCTGGCACGAAATTAACAGAAAGATTGGTTAGAGgagaaaagggaattaataagTTGGATAACGCTTGCAGGGAACACGATATAGCGTACGCAAATTATAATTCATTAGAAGCTAGACATAAAGCTGACCAAGCCTTAGAATATAAGGCTTGGGAAAGAGTAAAAGCTCCTGATTCAtctatgaaagaaaaattatcgaGTTGGTTCGTAACTAATGCTATGAAAATGAAGCGGAAAATGGGGTTAGGAATAAAAAATGATGCAAAGTCCCacaaaaaatcacgaaaatcgaaaaagaaaaattttaaaagaaaatcaaaaaatttaaattttagaaaagctTTATTACTTCCTTTGATGAAAGAATCAAAGAATCATGATTTATCGTTAAAAACAGGAATCGGCTCTCTTGTAAATCAAGCACGTTCAATAATAAAACGAGTTGGtggtaaaaagaaaatcaatttaccAAGAGTCCTTCCTGTTCCTAAAAAAGGAGGAATCTTACCCCTGATACCTATTCTTGCCGGATTGAGTGCAATAGGCAGTCTAACAGGAGGAATATCTGCTGTTGCGAAGACAGTTAATGACATGAAGGCTGCTAGAAAAAAACTGGAAGAGACGGAAAGGCATAACCAAAGAATGGAAGCTATAGCTTTGGGAAAAAAAGGAGCAGGACTTTATTTAAGCAAATATAGAAAGGGGCTTGGTTTATACTTAAACAAGCAGTCAAAAAACTTCCCATAAAGCTACCTAAGAGACCTCTGACCAATTTCGATTTGGAAAAAgcggcaaataatttaaaaattaaaggatttCGAGGTGTATATATGCGAGATAGTCTTCCAGAACGTGGACCTTTTAAATTTGAATGCGGTATAGTTAATTTGGATTCCCAAAAAGGAGTTGGAAGTCATTGGGTAGCATACATAAAGAAAGATAAAGACATTTGCTATTTCGATAGCTTTGGCAATCTTAAGCCACCTATAGAATTAGTCGATTATTTAACGCGAAGAAACGAatgtaacattatttataatcaTAACTGTTATCAAAACTATAGTTCATTTAATTGTGGACATttatgcttaaaatatttatataataatgtttaagaaaatatagttatataaatatcaaagaaaaaaaggtGTTTTATTTAGTCATGTCTCAGACCATCACGTTGAAAGGTCATAGTAGCATCTTAAGTGCTGACTTCTTTCCACCAATTCAACTTGATGCCAATTATAATTACTCAATATCTCTAATAGGTTTTCATACCTATAACAGTATACcaaatattgaagaaaatgtGAATAACCAATTTAAAATCTTAACAGCTAGTAATGATCAAGTTATCGAAATTCCGACTGGAGCATATGAAATAAGCGATATAGAAGATTACCTAAGATTAACACTGTGCTCATCAAGTACCTgtacacaagaagacaaaaatCGAGTTTTATCTATTAAACCTAAtaataataccttaaaatgtGAAGTGCAGAGTATCTTTGACCTGGACTTTACTGATGATAAGTCAGTGGGAAGGCTATTAGGATTCTCAAAGAaggtattaccaaaattaaaaaaacatatatccGATATACCTGTTAATATAATAAGAGTAGTGACAATACGAATAAATTGTAATATCGTTTCGGGGTGTTATTATGGTAATAGACCAGCCCACACATTATTCGAGTTTGCCCCAACTGTTGATCCAGGTTATGCTATAAATATTGTTCCACATAACCCTATATATTTAccgattaataaaaaacatgtcATTGACAATATATCCGTTGAGGTAACAGATCAAAACGGAGAGCTAGTGAACTTTCAAAACGAAGAAATAGTTGTTCGATTGGAAATTAAACAAGATGGGCTTAATTATTAGATATGATAACTTTGATAATAATAAGGAGCcaaataaaagcaataaattaGAGAGCATAATGAAAAAGTCATCAGTCGATTATAAATCGTTTAGTGAAACACAACAACAGCAACAGCAAGACTCGCATACTACTAgtaataaaaaacatcaaaataaattgTCTAAAAAAAGTATCTCTGTTTTAAAACAATTGGGATATAATGTccgataaaattaatatatttaataaggcTGTTTTCGACGAAAACATTGTCAAAGAACAAGAACATTCGTATTATACACAAACGCAATCATTTGGATATAACGATGAGATAGAAATAATCGTTAATCAGCAAGATGTTCTTATAGACTTTTCCAGTGGACACTTATACTTGGAATGTGCGTTTAACCCAAAAGATGAAGGGGAAATTCCAAAAGGAGAGTGCTTTTTAAGCAATAACGTAGGAGCTTATTTATTTGAAACCTTATCATATGAACTAAATGGAAAAGAAGTGGAAAAGGTGAGAGAACCGGGTATCGTGTCAACAATTAGAGGGCTATTATGCTATTCACCAGATGAATGTGTTTCTATAGGAGGAGGCGGATGGATTTCCTGTCTAAAATCTAATGATATTCCTACTTACAATGAAAAAGACAAAACCTTTAGTCTTCGAATCCCATTAGGACATTTATTTAGTATCTTTCATGATTATCGTAAAATTGTTATGGGAAAACATAAATTTCGTTTAGTAAGAGCTCGCAAtgataataattgttataaaaGTAGCGGTACCAGTAGAGCTACTAtagatattcaaaaaattgaattaaaagtaaaacataTACATCTTAGTGATCCATATAAGTTACATTTACTGGAACAAATCAATTCAAACAGATTTATTCAGATTCCGTTTAGACAATGGGAATTCCATGAACTGCCATCACTAAAGGTCACAAATAAAGATGTATGGAGTGTAAAAACCACTTCAAATTTAACTAGACCAAGATTTGTTTGTGTCTGCTTTCAGACAAATCGAAAAGATAATCCTACAAGAGATATAAATAATTACgatgatataaatattaataacatacGGTTATGGTTAAACTCCGAAGTGTATCCATTTGAAAACCAAAACTTcgactttacaaaaagaaaatataccgAGGCATATCAATTATACTCGGACTTTCAAAAGCTATTTTATGGTAGGAATATAAGCTTTCCTCTGTTTAATTATACtgcctttttaaaatatccaatattTGTAATCGATTGTTCCCGCCaagaagatataaaattatctaCAGTCGACGTAAAGCTAGAATTCGAAGCTGGTACGAATTTCCCCGATAATACCCGTTGTTATTGCATAATTATTAAcgataaaataatagaatacaATCCGTTGACTACTTTGATAAGAGAATTAGTATAAAAGGATcgaatttattattcatttatttagtaACCGTTTAGGTAACAACAGTAACAACATGAGATTCATAGCTATTGACATTCAAGGTCTTTACCACACTGcagattcaaataattttattataccgAAAGAAATTACGATATTTGAGAAGAATCGATGTGAACACTTTTTAGTTAAACCCCCAAAATTGCATAGTGAGTTAAGTGATGCGGAAAAAAGAACAGCAAACTATTTACGACGACATCATCATGGAATCAATTACTACGCCGGATCCAGTACCTTAACTGACGTAAAAAGAACATTAGTGGAAATGATTAAGAATTATGATGTTCAAAGAATCTATGTACGAGGTCATCAAAAGTACAACTTCCTGAGAGATCTTCTAAAGGACAATCCAGAAGTGGACATTCTTAACGTTGAACAGACAACCCCAAGTTTTAAAATGGATCGACCAGCTTGTTTTTCGCACTCTTTATCGAATTGCATGTGTAGTAAAAATAACGCCACATTTTTGTATAACTATTTATGTAACTTATTACcatgataataaatatataaaacataatatttcgtttttttagtttcagtttatttcctTTCCTCACCTCAATAACAACATATTACTTactacaattaaataatatggcCATGTTAGAAGcgaaatttttacttttatcagctctaattaataatacatttttcattagTCATCCGGATAATGCTAAAGAAATATACATTTGTTTTAATAGAACGAATGATACTTGGCCATCTGCTTGGAGTAGAATGGATTCGATAAAAAACCCTGCTTCCTTCTCTGTGGCATTACCGGTAAACGCATCGGAATATAAATTAAGAGTTATATTTATAAATCGCACATTCGGTGATAGCGAatggaaatatttaaacacaTGCTCAAATAAGAGTGAATCATCATCAACGAGGGTTATTTCGCAGGACTGTAAAACCGCAACTGATAACCACACCACCATTGATCTAATAATACCTAcactaatttattatataacagCAATTACTTCTTTCTTATTTGCAAAAGCTTTTTTTCATTCGACTAAGCAACATCTCTGCACACtgctacaataataataataataataatatgacgCCTACAAGATCgcaaattaggaaaattaaatttatactcAACAACATCAAAAACCCAGTAACGTTCAAGCAacaatttgttaaattattattgaaaaaagtagATACTATTGACATATCTGAGGATTTACTTTCAAAACTAATGGAACCTTGTTGGGGACACTACTATAAACATAATGAAAACGAAGCTGATTATGACGAGATTGATGGACCTACTGTAGcctataaattaaattgtaatacttgcatacaattatttattatgaataaagaaaatctataattaaatgtttgaatattgctttttatttaaaatacaatttaaccaattatttaaaaaaattacatccgTCCAAGTGTCTGCATCCTCTTTCGTTCATCTagtttgaattttcttttttcgctTCTTGACATTTTAGGAGGAGGACGTCTAAGAACCATGTTTGCAGTTATATACAGTTGAGGATTATAAGTTGGAACAGGTGACATTTCATCCCACGAATTATCAATGGGTACTGCTATACAAGCAGCatcagcagcagcagcagcagcagcagcaggtTCCATTTTATCCCATGCTGTATCAGATGCCTCCTCATGCCTTTTTTTTCCTAGTAATTGTAATAATGTATTAGAACACGAGAACAGAACACGAAATTAGAACAAAGAAGGTTGACTGTTTATTTCTAAAGTATTAGAATACTTACCCCACGAATTATCAATAGTTGGTGCAGGTGGGTTATTAGATTGAATCCCTGCTTCTGCTTGACAACCCCACTTATATTCTGGATTTTTACGC of the Anthonomus grandis grandis chromosome 3, icAntGran1.3, whole genome shotgun sequence genome contains:
- the LOC126734659 gene encoding uncharacterized protein LOC126734659, producing MKEDLVKTTQSLFKISKSQQEIDTFLKLNKRNEVIILQKLHSTDLSVGEKSKLENILALLKSLSKQIKRKQTSGQGIGPSTSASNSTNTTSNSPSVVWKMISSAFRSRIQTGAIINLNCIELDQFLEESRPLLKTKIIQNLKTLGPIKLNVKLCATYELPSTGEEDYKYFVSCNKEILKVDSIDEIIKQLFETILSKSEEFQHRGSGWKYVGTSFLLVCINKFSPLNGVTYIALPSWLESKGLINIKNNDKRCFVWSILAHLYHVDVDKENVLSYPQSVHDILNLRDIEMPVKISDISKFENQNPNISINVFGIDSSSKSIIGPLYHTKQVKPHHINLLYFKIR